The window ATCGCTTCGCCGCCGGGCAACGCCGTGAGCAGGACGTCGACGTCGCCGGCGGCGACGCGTGCGGCGATCGTGTCGACGCGATCGTCGGGGGCGACTTCGTAGCCGAGGTCGACGCACAATTCCGCCGCGCGCGCGCGGTGCGTCGCCGCGGTCTCGGCGATCGCGACGACGCCGCGGTGCGCGACGCGCGGTGCGCGGCGGCGCGCGGACGCCGGCGCGCCGGGCGACGGTCGCGCGCCGTCGTCGCCGGCGGCCCGGGGCTGCGCGACGGCGGCCGAACCGGGCGTGTCGTCGCGCGCGCCGCCGTCGTGCTGCGCGCGGCTCGCCCGGCTCCGCTTCGAGGGCGCGCGCGCCTTGCCGCCCGGCGACGTGCTCGCGCGCTTGGTCTTTCCTCGCTTACGCTGGCTCTGGCTCGCGGTCTTCTTCCGGCTCATGTACGTGCTCCACGGTGCAGTCGAGCCGTCCCCGCGCCAACACCACGCCGATTCCGTCGCCCGGGGCGACCGACCGCGCATCGGTGATCACGCGGTCGCCCGCGCGCGCGATCGCGTAGCCTCGGTCGAGCGTGCGCAGCGGGCTCAACGCGTCCAGGCGCGCCGCCAGCTCGGCCAGGTCGCGGCCGGCCGCCGTGCGCCGCCGGTCGAATGCCGCGGCGGCCGCGGCCTCGAGCTGCCGGACTTCGCCGCGGTGTCGTTCGAGCCGCGCGCGCGGGTGGTGCAACTCGACGCGGCGCTGTAGCTCGGCCAGGTCGCGCCGGCGCGTCGCGACGGCCGTGGCGATCGCGCGCTGCGCGGCCGCGGTCCAGCGATCGATCCGCTGGCGTTCATCGCGGACGCGCACGATCAGCTCGCGGGCCAGCCGCCGCTCGAGCTTGACCAGCGCGTCGACCAGCTCGTCGCGCACGGGGACCGCGAGTTCGCCGGCCTGCGACGGCGTCGCCGCGCGGCAGTCGGCGGCGAGGTCGGCGAGCGTGACGTCTACTTCGTGTCCCACGGCGCTGATCACCGGCACGGGGCAGGCCGCAATCGCGCGCACCACGCGCTCGTCATTGAACGCCGCCAGGTCGGCGGCCGAGCCGCCGCCGCGACCGACGATCACGACGTCGACCGGATGTCGTACGATCGCTTCGAGCGCCGCGACGATCTGCTCTGGCGCGGCCGCGCCTTGCACTTGCGCGTCGGCAACGAGAATCGGCACCGGGAACCGACGGTGCACGACCCGCACGATGTCGTGCACCGCCGCGCCCGAGCGCGACGTGACCACGCCGATCCGCCGCGGCAGTCGCGGGAGCGGTCGCTTGCGCGCGGGGTCGAACAACCCTTCGGCGGCCAGCGCCCGCTTGAGCTGCTCGAGCGCGAGCGCCTCGGCGCCGATGCCGGCGGGTTCGATCGCCTTCGCGTAGAACTGCAGCTTGCCCGCGGCGGGGTAGATGCCGAGTTCACCGCGACACAACAGGTGCTGGCCCTCTTCGAGAGCGAACCGGAGCCGCGCCGCGTCGGCGCGCCACAGCACCGCGTTGAGTCGGCCGTCGCGTCCGTCCTGGAGACAGAAATAGACATGGCCGGACGCCGCGCGCTTGACCTGGACCGCCTCGCCCTCGATCCAGATCGTGCCGATGCGCGCCTTGAGGGCGCGCTGCGCCAGTTGAATCGCGTCGCTCACCGACAGCGGGTGGTCGCGGTCCCCCGGCTGGGGGGCATCCTCCCGCAACTCGCCGTCGACCAGCCGGTCGAACAGCGGCATCCCGATGTCGGACGGCTTCGGCATCCCGTTCGGGACATTATTTCGCACTCCGGCCCCGCGATGCCCGCCTGTCCGCCGTTTTTCGTTCGCCGGCGTCGACTGCGCGCCGGCGCCGGCGTGTTCCCCGCGGAACTTGCCCCTATACTAGAGGGGCCTGAATCCGTCGCACCTCGTGCCATGTCCGTGAGCCCTCACGCTGCGTCGCGCTTTCGAGCCCCGGCCGCCCCGCGGCTGTCGTCGCGCGTGCGCTGCTCGGACCTCGGCGATCCGATTCGGCCGGGCAACCCGGTCGGTGCGCTCGGGGTTGTCCCTCCCTACAGAACGCGACCTGCCGTGTCCCGGAACCCTCCGGTTGCGTGGCTCCTCGGTCCCGTGGCCCCGGCGAGCGCCTTCGTTTTGCGCTGCCCGCGATGTCGTGGACCTCGCCCGAGTCACGCTGCATTCAGGGACGGCCACTAGCCCGTCACCGCCCCCGACATGACCGACTCCGCAGACACGAGCGATCCGACGCCTTCGCCGGCTCCCGAGCCGGGCGCGCCGTTTCCGAAGGGCAAACTCGATCCGGAGCTCGTCGCGCTTCGGCGGCCGGCGGTGCGCGTCGGGCCCGTGCTGTCTGCGTGTGTCGTCGTGTTTTGCATCTACATGATGGCGTCGCTGCGCGCCGACCTGCGGTTTTCACGCGAACCGGGCGAACCGCGGGCGGTCGCTGACGCGGCGGCGCTGCTGGCCGACGCCGATGCGCTCGTCGATCGCTTCGTGGCGGCGCGCACCGTCCCGGACCGGAGCTTCGCCGCGATGGTCGCGACGGGCGCCGCGATCGGCGGTCACCGCGTGACGCCCGTGCTCGGCACCGGCGACCGGCTGTGGCTGTGGGCCGACGGCAATCCGTGGACCGCCGAGCCCGCGCACGACGAGGTATACCGCGGCCGGCTGCGGCGCGCGGCGGCGCTGCCGTTTTTCCCGGCGCTGCGCGCCTACGTCGCGAACCAGCCGCCGTGGCCGCGGGCCGTGGCGATCGACGCGTTTCGCGCGGCGCTCGTCGCGCGCGCCGCGGCGGTCGCGAACCCGGCCGGCGGCGAGCTCGCGGTGACGGACGCCACCGAGGTCGACATTACGGAGCGCGTACGCGGGCGCGCGGAGGTCGTCGCGCGACTTACCCCGGAGCGAGGCGACGAGGCCGCGTGGGGACGCGCGCTCGAGGCCGCCGGCGTGATCCCGGGCGGCGCGACGCCCGTCCGGCGCGACGAGTTCGCGCTGTGGTACCGCGTTCCGGCCCCCGGCGGGCTCGAGCCGCTGCGCCGCGCGCTGGCCGAGCACGACCTGTTCGCCGCCGAGGTGCGCCCGGTCGTCGACCGGATCACCGCGCGGTGGGGGGAGCTGCGCGGCGGGCCGGGCGGCGTCGCGCTCGGCGACCACGAGATTGCGTGGGAGGACGTCGATGGCGTGGCGATCGCGGTGCCGCACGCCGTCCCCGACGACGCGATGGTGCTGTTGACCGACGAGCGTCCGAGCGCGTATTGGTACCTCACCGCTCTGTACGTGTTGATGGCCGCGTTCGCCGCGCTGTTCGCGTGGACGCTCGTGCGCGGCGTCCTCGACATCGCGCGGGCGCGCCGCTCCCCACCCATGGAACCCACACCGTGACGCCGATCCGCCTGTACGACTCTCTCCGCAAGCAAAAGGTTCCGTTCGAGCCGCGCGAGCCCGGCAAGGTGTCGATGTACCTGTGCGGTCCGACGACGTACGACTCCGCGCATCTGGGCCACGCGCGGTCGGCGATCTCGTTCGACCTCGTGCGGCGCGCGTTCCGCTTCCTCGGCTACGAGGTCACGTTCGTCCGCAACATCACGGACGTGGACGACAAGATCATCCAGCGCGCGAACGAGCGCGGCGAGGACCCGGTCGCGCTCGCGCGCCGCTACGCCGACGAATACAACCGCGACATGGCGATGCTCGGCGTGCTGCCACCGGACGTCGAGCCGCGCGTGAGCGAACACATCGAGCCGATCATCCAACTCATCCAGCGACTCGTCGATGCGGGCAAGGCCTACGCGGTCGACGGCGACGTGTACTTCGCCGTCGACACGTTCCCGAGTTACGGCCAACTCAGCGGCCAGTCGATCGACGACCTGCGCGCCGGCGCCCGGGTCGAGGTCGATCAGCGCAAGCGGGCGCCGGTGGACTTCGCACTGTGGAAGGCCGCGAAGCCGGGCGAGCCCGCGTGGGACTCCCCGTGGGGCAAGGGGCGGCCGGGCTGGCACATCGAGTGCTCCGCGATGACGTGGAAGCACCTCGGGGAGGCGTTCGATGTCCACGGCGGCGGCAAAGACCTCGTGTTCCCGCATCACGAAAACGAGATCGCGCAGTCGCAAGGCGCGTTTGGTCCAGCGTCGTTTGCGCGGTACTGGATGCACAACGGATTCGTCAACCTCAACGACGAGAAGATGTCGAAGTCGCTCGGCAACTTCTTTTCGATTGCCGAGGTGATTCGCCACCACGACCCCGAAGCGGTGCGCTTGTTTCTGCTGTCGCATCACATTCGTTCCCCCATCAACCTCGAGGTCGTCGACCGCGACGGCGAGCCCGCGTTTCCGGACCTCGAGCAGGCCGAGCGACGGCTCGAGTATTTCTACACGACCCTCAAGCGGCTCGACGCGTTCAACCGGGCCGCCCCCGATCCGGGCGACGGGCCGGTCGTCGACGGCGCCGACGCGCTGGTGCCCGAGGTCCGTGCGGCGCTGGCCGACGACTTCAACGCGCCGGTCGCGATCGCTGCGCTCGGCGAGGCGGCGCGACTGGCCAACAAGCTGCTCGACGAGGGCAAGGGGGGGCCGAAGGACGTGCGGCGCCGGTCATTGCGCCGGCTCGCCGCGGACATCCGGTCGGTCGCCAACGATGCGCTCGGCCTGCTGTCGCGGGACCCGGATGCGTTCTTGACCGCCCGCCGCGACCGGCTGGCGAGCAAGCGGGGCATCGACGTGCAGGCCGTCGAGCGATTGGTAGCCGAGCGCGCGGAGGCCCGCAAGCGCAAGGACTTTGCCGCCGCGGACGAGCTGCGCGATCGCCTCGCGCACATGGGCGTCGAAGTGCTCGACACGCCGGCCGGCGCCGAGTGGCGCGTCGCGG is drawn from Deltaproteobacteria bacterium and contains these coding sequences:
- a CDS encoding cysteine--tRNA ligase, giving the protein MTPIRLYDSLRKQKVPFEPREPGKVSMYLCGPTTYDSAHLGHARSAISFDLVRRAFRFLGYEVTFVRNITDVDDKIIQRANERGEDPVALARRYADEYNRDMAMLGVLPPDVEPRVSEHIEPIIQLIQRLVDAGKAYAVDGDVYFAVDTFPSYGQLSGQSIDDLRAGARVEVDQRKRAPVDFALWKAAKPGEPAWDSPWGKGRPGWHIECSAMTWKHLGEAFDVHGGGKDLVFPHHENEIAQSQGAFGPASFARYWMHNGFVNLNDEKMSKSLGNFFSIAEVIRHHDPEAVRLFLLSHHIRSPINLEVVDRDGEPAFPDLEQAERRLEYFYTTLKRLDAFNRAAPDPGDGPVVDGADALVPEVRAALADDFNAPVAIAALGEAARLANKLLDEGKGGPKDVRRRSLRRLAADIRSVANDALGLLSRDPDAFLTARRDRLASKRGIDVQAVERLVAERAEARKRKDFAAADELRDRLAHMGVEVLDTPAGAEWRVAD
- the xseA gene encoding exodeoxyribonuclease VII large subunit, whose protein sequence is MPKPSDIGMPLFDRLVDGELREDAPQPGDRDHPLSVSDAIQLAQRALKARIGTIWIEGEAVQVKRAASGHVYFCLQDGRDGRLNAVLWRADAARLRFALEEGQHLLCRGELGIYPAAGKLQFYAKAIEPAGIGAEALALEQLKRALAAEGLFDPARKRPLPRLPRRIGVVTSRSGAAVHDIVRVVHRRFPVPILVADAQVQGAAAPEQIVAALEAIVRHPVDVVIVGRGGGSAADLAAFNDERVVRAIAACPVPVISAVGHEVDVTLADLAADCRAATPSQAGELAVPVRDELVDALVKLERRLARELIVRVRDERQRIDRWTAAAQRAIATAVATRRRDLAELQRRVELHHPRARLERHRGEVRQLEAAAAAAFDRRRTAAGRDLAELAARLDALSPLRTLDRGYAIARAGDRVITDARSVAPGDGIGVVLARGRLDCTVEHVHEPEEDREPEPA